Proteins from a genomic interval of Trifolium pratense cultivar HEN17-A07 linkage group LG6, ARS_RC_1.1, whole genome shotgun sequence:
- the LOC123892810 gene encoding probable galacturonosyltransferase 7 isoform X2, translating into MKSGGLGAVPSYGVPAKRRWRGFVIAVLGLVILSMLVPLVFLLGLHNGFHSPGYIYEQRNTPSTQKVIETFDRHDVSHNEDQSEDVMKSYTRGDKNGTIKRGANEEKHRGVKVPPKAVLQPPPPSNNPKVVRTEQVTHPKTSSADENGKSCELTYGSYCLWQQEHREVMKDAMVKKLKDQLFVARSYYPSIAKLPAQDKLSRELKQNIQELEHMLSESSTDADLPPHVETKSEKMEVAIAKAKSVPVVCDNVDKKLRQIYDLTEDEADFHMKQSAFLYKLNVLTMPKSFHCLALKLTVEYFKSSHDEDADSEKFEDSSLHHYVIFSNNVLAASVVINSTVTHAKVSRNQVFHVLSDGQNYYAMKLWFKMNNYGEAAVQVLNVEHLEMDSLKDNQLQLSLPEEFRVSFRNNDNPSMGQFRTEYVSIFSHSHYLLPDIFRKLKKVIVLDDDVVIQQDLSALWNLDMGDKVNGAVQFCSVRLGQLKSYLGEKGFNHNSCAWMSGLNIINLVKWREFGITQTYKRLIKELSVQKGSTIAAAWPASLLAFENKIYPLNESWVRSGLGHDYNVDSNSIKTAPVLHYNGKMKPWLDLGIPNYKSYWKKFLNKENQLLSECNVNS; encoded by the exons ATGAAGAGCGGTGGTTTGGGCGCGGTTCCATCTTACGGCGTCCCCGCAAAACGACGGTGGAGAGGTTTCGTAATTGCGGTTCTCGGTCTCGTCATTCTCTCTATGCTCGTTCCTCTCGTTTTCTTGCTCGGTCTTCACAACGGTTTTCACTCTCCCG GATATATATATGAACAGAGAAATACTCCTTCG ACTCAGAAAGTTATTGAAACATTCGACAGACATGATGTGAGCCATAACGAGGATCAGTCTGAG GATGTGATGAAGAGTTATACTCGAGGAGACAAGAATGGAACCATCAAAAGGGGTGCCAATGAAGAAAAACATAGAG GTGTCAAGGTGCCACCGAAGGCTGTTCTACAACCACCTCCACCTTCTAAT AATCCTAAAGTTGTTCGCACGGAACAAGTCACCCACCCTAAGACAAGTTCTGCTGATGAAAATGGAAAGTCGTGCGAGCTCACATATGGTAGTTATTGCCTGTGGCAACAAGAACATAGAGAAGTTATGAAAGATGCCATGGTTAAGAAATTGAAAGACCAACTATTTGTGGCTAGATCTTATTATCCTAGCATTGCAAAACTCCCAGCACAAGACAAACTGTCTCGCGAACTAAAACAGAATATACAAGAGCTGGAGCATATGCTTAGTGAATCTTCTACAGACGCTGATCTTCCACCACA TGTTGAGACTAAATCAGAGAAGATGGAAGTTGCAATAGCCAAAGCTAAATCAGTCCCCGTGGTTTGTGACAATGTTGATAAGAAATTGAGACAAATATATGATCTGACTGAGGATGAAGCTGATTTCCACATGAAACAGAGTGCATTCCTATATAAACTTAATGTTCTGACCATGCCGAAGAGTTTTCACTGTCTGGCACTGAAACTAACTGTTGAATATTTCAAATCTTCACATGATGAAGATGCTGATTCAGAAAAATTTGAAGATTCTTCATTGCAccattatgttattttctcaaataatgTGCTTGCAGCATCAGTGGTTATTAACTCTACTGTAACTCATGCAAAA GTAAGTCGGAATCAGGTTTTTCATGTGTTGTCTGATGGACAAAATTATTATGCAATGAAGCTATGGTTCAAGATGAACAATTATGGGGAAGCTGCTGTTCAAGTGTTAAATGTTGAGCATCTTGAGATGGATAGCCTAAAAGACAATCAATTACAACTGTCCTTGCCTGAAGAGTTTCGTGTTTCATTTCGCAATAATGATAATCCATCCATGGGCCAGTTTAGAACAGaatatgtttcaattttttcccaTTCACACTATTTACTTCCTGATATATTCAGAAAATTGAAGAAAGTCATCGTTCTGGACGACGACGTTGTTATTCAGCAAGACTTGTCAGCCCTTTGGAACCTAGACATGGGGGATAAAGTTAATGGTGCAGTGCAATTCTGCTCGGTAAGGCTGGGTCAGCTGAAAAGTTATTTGGGTGAGAAAGGTTTCAATCATAATTCCTGTGCTTGGATGTCGGGCTTGAACATAATTAACCTAGTGAAGTGGAGAGAGTTTGGTATTACTCAAACTTACAAAAGGTTGATAAAAGAG TTGAGCGTACAAAAAGGATCCACTATAGCTGCAGCATGGCCTGCAAGCTTGCTTGCATTTGAGAATAAAATATATCCACTCAATGAGTCGTGGGTGCGGTCTGGATTGGGTCATGATTACAATGTTGATTCTAACTCCATTAAAACAGCTCCAGTACTACACTATAACGGGAAAATGAAACCTTGGCTTGATCTGGGAATTCCAAATTACAAGAGCTATTGGAAGAAGTTTCTGAACAAAGAGAATCAGCTCTTGAGTGAGTGCAATGTAAATTCATAG
- the LOC123892810 gene encoding probable galacturonosyltransferase 7 isoform X1: MKSGGLGAVPSYGVPAKRRWRGFVIAVLGLVILSMLVPLVFLLGLHNGFHSPGYIYEQRNTPSTQKVIETFDRHDVSHNEDQSEGKKSSHVKELITKFEPTLPKDVMKSYTRGDKNGTIKRGANEEKHRGVKVPPKAVLQPPPPSNNPKVVRTEQVTHPKTSSADENGKSCELTYGSYCLWQQEHREVMKDAMVKKLKDQLFVARSYYPSIAKLPAQDKLSRELKQNIQELEHMLSESSTDADLPPHVETKSEKMEVAIAKAKSVPVVCDNVDKKLRQIYDLTEDEADFHMKQSAFLYKLNVLTMPKSFHCLALKLTVEYFKSSHDEDADSEKFEDSSLHHYVIFSNNVLAASVVINSTVTHAKVSRNQVFHVLSDGQNYYAMKLWFKMNNYGEAAVQVLNVEHLEMDSLKDNQLQLSLPEEFRVSFRNNDNPSMGQFRTEYVSIFSHSHYLLPDIFRKLKKVIVLDDDVVIQQDLSALWNLDMGDKVNGAVQFCSVRLGQLKSYLGEKGFNHNSCAWMSGLNIINLVKWREFGITQTYKRLIKELSVQKGSTIAAAWPASLLAFENKIYPLNESWVRSGLGHDYNVDSNSIKTAPVLHYNGKMKPWLDLGIPNYKSYWKKFLNKENQLLSECNVNS; the protein is encoded by the exons ATGAAGAGCGGTGGTTTGGGCGCGGTTCCATCTTACGGCGTCCCCGCAAAACGACGGTGGAGAGGTTTCGTAATTGCGGTTCTCGGTCTCGTCATTCTCTCTATGCTCGTTCCTCTCGTTTTCTTGCTCGGTCTTCACAACGGTTTTCACTCTCCCG GATATATATATGAACAGAGAAATACTCCTTCG ACTCAGAAAGTTATTGAAACATTCGACAGACATGATGTGAGCCATAACGAGGATCAGTCTGAG GGAAAAAAATCAAGTCATGTGAAGGAACTGATCACTAAGTTTGAACCAACTCTTCCCAAG GATGTGATGAAGAGTTATACTCGAGGAGACAAGAATGGAACCATCAAAAGGGGTGCCAATGAAGAAAAACATAGAG GTGTCAAGGTGCCACCGAAGGCTGTTCTACAACCACCTCCACCTTCTAAT AATCCTAAAGTTGTTCGCACGGAACAAGTCACCCACCCTAAGACAAGTTCTGCTGATGAAAATGGAAAGTCGTGCGAGCTCACATATGGTAGTTATTGCCTGTGGCAACAAGAACATAGAGAAGTTATGAAAGATGCCATGGTTAAGAAATTGAAAGACCAACTATTTGTGGCTAGATCTTATTATCCTAGCATTGCAAAACTCCCAGCACAAGACAAACTGTCTCGCGAACTAAAACAGAATATACAAGAGCTGGAGCATATGCTTAGTGAATCTTCTACAGACGCTGATCTTCCACCACA TGTTGAGACTAAATCAGAGAAGATGGAAGTTGCAATAGCCAAAGCTAAATCAGTCCCCGTGGTTTGTGACAATGTTGATAAGAAATTGAGACAAATATATGATCTGACTGAGGATGAAGCTGATTTCCACATGAAACAGAGTGCATTCCTATATAAACTTAATGTTCTGACCATGCCGAAGAGTTTTCACTGTCTGGCACTGAAACTAACTGTTGAATATTTCAAATCTTCACATGATGAAGATGCTGATTCAGAAAAATTTGAAGATTCTTCATTGCAccattatgttattttctcaaataatgTGCTTGCAGCATCAGTGGTTATTAACTCTACTGTAACTCATGCAAAA GTAAGTCGGAATCAGGTTTTTCATGTGTTGTCTGATGGACAAAATTATTATGCAATGAAGCTATGGTTCAAGATGAACAATTATGGGGAAGCTGCTGTTCAAGTGTTAAATGTTGAGCATCTTGAGATGGATAGCCTAAAAGACAATCAATTACAACTGTCCTTGCCTGAAGAGTTTCGTGTTTCATTTCGCAATAATGATAATCCATCCATGGGCCAGTTTAGAACAGaatatgtttcaattttttcccaTTCACACTATTTACTTCCTGATATATTCAGAAAATTGAAGAAAGTCATCGTTCTGGACGACGACGTTGTTATTCAGCAAGACTTGTCAGCCCTTTGGAACCTAGACATGGGGGATAAAGTTAATGGTGCAGTGCAATTCTGCTCGGTAAGGCTGGGTCAGCTGAAAAGTTATTTGGGTGAGAAAGGTTTCAATCATAATTCCTGTGCTTGGATGTCGGGCTTGAACATAATTAACCTAGTGAAGTGGAGAGAGTTTGGTATTACTCAAACTTACAAAAGGTTGATAAAAGAG TTGAGCGTACAAAAAGGATCCACTATAGCTGCAGCATGGCCTGCAAGCTTGCTTGCATTTGAGAATAAAATATATCCACTCAATGAGTCGTGGGTGCGGTCTGGATTGGGTCATGATTACAATGTTGATTCTAACTCCATTAAAACAGCTCCAGTACTACACTATAACGGGAAAATGAAACCTTGGCTTGATCTGGGAATTCCAAATTACAAGAGCTATTGGAAGAAGTTTCTGAACAAAGAGAATCAGCTCTTGAGTGAGTGCAATGTAAATTCATAG
- the LOC123892811 gene encoding protein SCARECROW isoform X2, which yields MNRVDDIVQTSLHFSDSSHVLNQNQNIFPNWVVPQNQINSNNNNNPSVSSVNLPSQQDQQHQEHHQEDLAPARTTETTSAELALTRKKKEEIKEQKKKDEEGLHLLTLLLQCAEAVSAENLEQANKMLLEISQLSTPFGTSAQRVAAYFSEAISARLVSSCLGIYTTLPPHITPHNQKVASAFQVFNGISPFVKFSHFTANQAIQEAFEREERVHIIDLDIMQGLQWPGLFHILASRPGGPPYVRLTGLGTSMETLEATGKRLSDFASKLGLPFEFFPVAEKVGNIDPDKLNVSKSEAVAVHWLQHSLYDVTGSDTNTLWLLQRLAPKVVTVVEQDLSNAGSFLGRFVEAIHYYSALFDSLGSSYGEESEERHVVEQQLLSREIRNVLAVGGPSRSGEIKFHNWREKLQQCGFRGISLAGNAATQASLLLGMFPSEGYTLVEDNGILKLGWKDLCLLTASAWRPPFHTNNVIPHHN from the exons ATGAATcgtgttgatgacattgttcaAACAAGTTTACATTTTTCTGATTCATCACATGTTttgaatcaaaatcaaaacattttTCCTAATTGGGTTGTGCctcaaaatcaaatcaatagcaacaacaataacaacccTTCAGTTTCATCGGTTAATTTACCTTCACAACAAGATCAACAACATCAAGAACATCATCAAGAAGATCTTGCACCTGCAAGAACAACAGAAACTACTTCTGCTGAGTTGGCACTaacaagaaagaagaaagagGAGATTAAAGAACAgaagaagaaagatgaagaAGGTTTACACCTTCTAACACTACTTCTCCAATGTGCAGAAGCTGTATCAGCAGAGAATCTAGAACAAGCAAACAAGATGTTACTCGAGATTTCGCAGCTCTCGACGCCTTTCGGTACATCAGCACAAAGAGTAGCAGCTTATTTCTCAGAAGCAATTTCAGCAAGACTAGTGAGTTCATGTTTAGGAATCTACACAACACTTCCACCACACATTACACCACATAATCAAAAAGTTGCTTCAGCTTTTCAAGTATTCAATGGAATTAGCCCATTTGTGAAATTCTCTCATTTCACTGCTAATCAAGCTATACAAGAAGCAtttgaaagagaagaaagagTTCACATAATAGATCTTGATATAATGCAAGGTTTACAATGGCCTGGTTTGTTTCATATTCTTGCTTCGAGACCCGGTGGACCGCCTTATGTGAGACTCACTGGTTTAGGTACTTCCATGGAAACACTTGAAGCTACTGGTAAACGTTTGTCTGATTTTGCATCTAAACTTGGTCTTCCTTTTGAGTTCTTTCCTGTTGCTGAGAAAGTTGGAAACATTGATCCTGATAAGCTTAATGTTAGTAAATCAGAAGCTGTTGCTGTTCATTGGTTGCAACATTCTTTATATGATGTTACTGGATCAGATACAAACACTTTGTGGCTCTTGCAAAG GTTGGCACCTAAAGTGGTAACAGTAGTGGAACAAGACTTAAGCAATGCAGGTTCATTTTTAGGAAGGTTTGTGGAAGCAATACATTACTACTCAGCACTATTTGATTCTCTTGGTTCAAGCTATGGTGAAGAGAGTGAAGAGAGACATGTCGTGGAGCAACAGCTATTATCACGGGAGATTCGTAATGTACTTGCAGTTGGAGGACCATCAAGGAGTGGTGAAATAAAGTTTCATAATTGGAGAGAAAAACTTCAACAGTGTGGTTTTAGAGGTATCTCTTTGGCTGGTAATGCTGCTACTCAAGCTAGTCTTCTTCTTGGCATGTTCCCTTCTGAAGGGTATACTTTAGTTGAGGATAATGGTATCCTAAAACTTGGTTGGAAAGATCTTTGTTTACTTACTGCTTCTGCTTGGAGACCTCCTTTTCATACCAATAATGTCATTCCACATCATAACTAA
- the LOC123892810 gene encoding probable galacturonosyltransferase 7 isoform X3, translating into MKSYTRGDKNGTIKRGANEEKHRGVKVPPKAVLQPPPPSNNPKVVRTEQVTHPKTSSADENGKSCELTYGSYCLWQQEHREVMKDAMVKKLKDQLFVARSYYPSIAKLPAQDKLSRELKQNIQELEHMLSESSTDADLPPHVETKSEKMEVAIAKAKSVPVVCDNVDKKLRQIYDLTEDEADFHMKQSAFLYKLNVLTMPKSFHCLALKLTVEYFKSSHDEDADSEKFEDSSLHHYVIFSNNVLAASVVINSTVTHAKVSRNQVFHVLSDGQNYYAMKLWFKMNNYGEAAVQVLNVEHLEMDSLKDNQLQLSLPEEFRVSFRNNDNPSMGQFRTEYVSIFSHSHYLLPDIFRKLKKVIVLDDDVVIQQDLSALWNLDMGDKVNGAVQFCSVRLGQLKSYLGEKGFNHNSCAWMSGLNIINLVKWREFGITQTYKRLIKELSVQKGSTIAAAWPASLLAFENKIYPLNESWVRSGLGHDYNVDSNSIKTAPVLHYNGKMKPWLDLGIPNYKSYWKKFLNKENQLLSECNVNS; encoded by the exons ATGAAGAGTTATACTCGAGGAGACAAGAATGGAACCATCAAAAGGGGTGCCAATGAAGAAAAACATAGAG GTGTCAAGGTGCCACCGAAGGCTGTTCTACAACCACCTCCACCTTCTAAT AATCCTAAAGTTGTTCGCACGGAACAAGTCACCCACCCTAAGACAAGTTCTGCTGATGAAAATGGAAAGTCGTGCGAGCTCACATATGGTAGTTATTGCCTGTGGCAACAAGAACATAGAGAAGTTATGAAAGATGCCATGGTTAAGAAATTGAAAGACCAACTATTTGTGGCTAGATCTTATTATCCTAGCATTGCAAAACTCCCAGCACAAGACAAACTGTCTCGCGAACTAAAACAGAATATACAAGAGCTGGAGCATATGCTTAGTGAATCTTCTACAGACGCTGATCTTCCACCACA TGTTGAGACTAAATCAGAGAAGATGGAAGTTGCAATAGCCAAAGCTAAATCAGTCCCCGTGGTTTGTGACAATGTTGATAAGAAATTGAGACAAATATATGATCTGACTGAGGATGAAGCTGATTTCCACATGAAACAGAGTGCATTCCTATATAAACTTAATGTTCTGACCATGCCGAAGAGTTTTCACTGTCTGGCACTGAAACTAACTGTTGAATATTTCAAATCTTCACATGATGAAGATGCTGATTCAGAAAAATTTGAAGATTCTTCATTGCAccattatgttattttctcaaataatgTGCTTGCAGCATCAGTGGTTATTAACTCTACTGTAACTCATGCAAAA GTAAGTCGGAATCAGGTTTTTCATGTGTTGTCTGATGGACAAAATTATTATGCAATGAAGCTATGGTTCAAGATGAACAATTATGGGGAAGCTGCTGTTCAAGTGTTAAATGTTGAGCATCTTGAGATGGATAGCCTAAAAGACAATCAATTACAACTGTCCTTGCCTGAAGAGTTTCGTGTTTCATTTCGCAATAATGATAATCCATCCATGGGCCAGTTTAGAACAGaatatgtttcaattttttcccaTTCACACTATTTACTTCCTGATATATTCAGAAAATTGAAGAAAGTCATCGTTCTGGACGACGACGTTGTTATTCAGCAAGACTTGTCAGCCCTTTGGAACCTAGACATGGGGGATAAAGTTAATGGTGCAGTGCAATTCTGCTCGGTAAGGCTGGGTCAGCTGAAAAGTTATTTGGGTGAGAAAGGTTTCAATCATAATTCCTGTGCTTGGATGTCGGGCTTGAACATAATTAACCTAGTGAAGTGGAGAGAGTTTGGTATTACTCAAACTTACAAAAGGTTGATAAAAGAG TTGAGCGTACAAAAAGGATCCACTATAGCTGCAGCATGGCCTGCAAGCTTGCTTGCATTTGAGAATAAAATATATCCACTCAATGAGTCGTGGGTGCGGTCTGGATTGGGTCATGATTACAATGTTGATTCTAACTCCATTAAAACAGCTCCAGTACTACACTATAACGGGAAAATGAAACCTTGGCTTGATCTGGGAATTCCAAATTACAAGAGCTATTGGAAGAAGTTTCTGAACAAAGAGAATCAGCTCTTGAGTGAGTGCAATGTAAATTCATAG
- the LOC123892811 gene encoding protein SCARECROW isoform X1 gives MAACALFNGGGNSDETNLSNNNNNSTASNSSNISSEDLHHNMLQTQPHHSERKLLRKRMASEMELQLHNNNNSSSDNYHRFPRRNNNNNISSLNCSLPSATQKGVTTTTTTTTTTLLAAGTNNSTSTNNNNYHYHNNNINNNNNSNVALSRDNVCIQNYPTVSVTTNYSTMLLPSSSSNNLNNSSNSASNYTHFQQPLVEEQNNPLPSICGFSGLPLFPSQNQTNNNNRNNGSSNIITCAAANIVDVVSPSMMEETSATTNWIDGILKDLIHTSNSVSISQLINNVREIIYPCNPNLALVLEHRLRLLTETIPQNCSSSVVTERKRNNTEQQQQQSVVNVNVLAAPNVNSSVKLMNRVDDIVQTSLHFSDSSHVLNQNQNIFPNWVVPQNQINSNNNNNPSVSSVNLPSQQDQQHQEHHQEDLAPARTTETTSAELALTRKKKEEIKEQKKKDEEGLHLLTLLLQCAEAVSAENLEQANKMLLEISQLSTPFGTSAQRVAAYFSEAISARLVSSCLGIYTTLPPHITPHNQKVASAFQVFNGISPFVKFSHFTANQAIQEAFEREERVHIIDLDIMQGLQWPGLFHILASRPGGPPYVRLTGLGTSMETLEATGKRLSDFASKLGLPFEFFPVAEKVGNIDPDKLNVSKSEAVAVHWLQHSLYDVTGSDTNTLWLLQRLAPKVVTVVEQDLSNAGSFLGRFVEAIHYYSALFDSLGSSYGEESEERHVVEQQLLSREIRNVLAVGGPSRSGEIKFHNWREKLQQCGFRGISLAGNAATQASLLLGMFPSEGYTLVEDNGILKLGWKDLCLLTASAWRPPFHTNNVIPHHN, from the exons AAGATTTACACCACAACATGTTACAAACACAACCTCATCATTCTGAAAGAAAATTACTCAGAAAAAGAATGGCTTCTGAAATGGAACTTCAActtcacaacaacaacaattctTCTTCTGATAATTATCATAGATTTCCTCGtcgcaacaacaacaacaacatatccTCATTGAATTGCTCTTTACCCTCAGCCACACAAAAAGGTGTcactacaacaacaacaacaacaacaacaacattattAGCCGCAGGTACAAACAATAGTACtagtactaataataataactatcattatcataacaataatattaataataataataatagtaatgttGCTTTGTCACGAGATAACGTTTGTATTCAAAATTACCCAACTGTATCCGTCACAACCAACTACTCCACTATGTTGctaccttcttcttcttccaacaaTCTCAACAATTCCTCAAACTCTGCTTCAAACTACACCCATTTTCAACAACCACTTGTAGAAGAACAAAACAACCCTCTTCCTTCAATCTGTGGATTCTCTGGTTTACCACTTTTTCCATCTCAAAATCAAACCAACAATAACAACAGAAACAATGGTAGTAGTAACATAATAACTTGTGCAGCTGCTAATATTGTTGATGTTGTTTCACCTTCTATGATGGAAGAAACCTCGGCTACAACAAATTGGATTGATGGTATTCTAAAAGATCTTATTCATACTTCTAACAGTGTTTCCATTTCTCAACTCATCAATAATGTTAGAGAGATTATATATCCTTGTAATCCAAATCTTGCTCTTGTTCTTGAACATAGACTTCGTCTTCTCACTGAAACTATACCACAAAATTGTTCATCATCTGTTGTTACagagagaaaaagaaacaacacagaacaacaacaacaacaaagtgTTGTTAATGTTAATGTTTTAGCAGCTCCTAATGTTAATTCCTCAGTGAAACTTATGAATcgtgttgatgacattgttcaAACAAGTTTACATTTTTCTGATTCATCACATGTTttgaatcaaaatcaaaacattttTCCTAATTGGGTTGTGCctcaaaatcaaatcaatagcaacaacaataacaacccTTCAGTTTCATCGGTTAATTTACCTTCACAACAAGATCAACAACATCAAGAACATCATCAAGAAGATCTTGCACCTGCAAGAACAACAGAAACTACTTCTGCTGAGTTGGCACTaacaagaaagaagaaagagGAGATTAAAGAACAgaagaagaaagatgaagaAGGTTTACACCTTCTAACACTACTTCTCCAATGTGCAGAAGCTGTATCAGCAGAGAATCTAGAACAAGCAAACAAGATGTTACTCGAGATTTCGCAGCTCTCGACGCCTTTCGGTACATCAGCACAAAGAGTAGCAGCTTATTTCTCAGAAGCAATTTCAGCAAGACTAGTGAGTTCATGTTTAGGAATCTACACAACACTTCCACCACACATTACACCACATAATCAAAAAGTTGCTTCAGCTTTTCAAGTATTCAATGGAATTAGCCCATTTGTGAAATTCTCTCATTTCACTGCTAATCAAGCTATACAAGAAGCAtttgaaagagaagaaagagTTCACATAATAGATCTTGATATAATGCAAGGTTTACAATGGCCTGGTTTGTTTCATATTCTTGCTTCGAGACCCGGTGGACCGCCTTATGTGAGACTCACTGGTTTAGGTACTTCCATGGAAACACTTGAAGCTACTGGTAAACGTTTGTCTGATTTTGCATCTAAACTTGGTCTTCCTTTTGAGTTCTTTCCTGTTGCTGAGAAAGTTGGAAACATTGATCCTGATAAGCTTAATGTTAGTAAATCAGAAGCTGTTGCTGTTCATTGGTTGCAACATTCTTTATATGATGTTACTGGATCAGATACAAACACTTTGTGGCTCTTGCAAAG GTTGGCACCTAAAGTGGTAACAGTAGTGGAACAAGACTTAAGCAATGCAGGTTCATTTTTAGGAAGGTTTGTGGAAGCAATACATTACTACTCAGCACTATTTGATTCTCTTGGTTCAAGCTATGGTGAAGAGAGTGAAGAGAGACATGTCGTGGAGCAACAGCTATTATCACGGGAGATTCGTAATGTACTTGCAGTTGGAGGACCATCAAGGAGTGGTGAAATAAAGTTTCATAATTGGAGAGAAAAACTTCAACAGTGTGGTTTTAGAGGTATCTCTTTGGCTGGTAATGCTGCTACTCAAGCTAGTCTTCTTCTTGGCATGTTCCCTTCTGAAGGGTATACTTTAGTTGAGGATAATGGTATCCTAAAACTTGGTTGGAAAGATCTTTGTTTACTTACTGCTTCTGCTTGGAGACCTCCTTTTCATACCAATAATGTCATTCCACATCATAACTAA